In Stigmatopora nigra isolate UIUO_SnigA chromosome 18, RoL_Snig_1.1, whole genome shotgun sequence, one genomic interval encodes:
- the abcc3 gene encoding ATP-binding cassette sub-family C member 3 isoform X4 — protein sequence MERLCGAELPFWVANQTLHSDQPDLPLCFQLTVLSWLPCIYLWAVSPIYLFYLKKNNKGYIMMSIMNRFKTVFGLLLWLICWTDLFYTFHETQQGLSQPPIFFITPLIVGMTMLLATFLIQFERLRGVQSSGVLFIFWFLSVLCAIVPFRSKILLASSQVEITDKLRFTTFYFYFGLVVLELILCCFNEKPPLFSNVVTDPNVCPESMAGFLSTMTFWWFTSMAIKGYKMPLEAKDLWSLNPRDSSKAMVPKLLKEWEKEQAKAKSKQNIANEVAYCKPPPSSTNHMGSNSGTSPEEVEVLLSSQKVVPHQPSFLRSLIKAFGPYFLIGSSYKLLQDIITFVNPQLLRMLISFTKQKGVPDWWGYSLAFLMFFTAFLQTLILHQHFQYCFVTGMHVRTALIGAIYRKALVITNAAKRSSTVGEVVNLMSVDAQRFMDLTTFLNMLWSAPLQIMLALYFLWQNLGPSVLAGVAVMILLIPFNAVIAMKTRAYQVEQMQHKDSRIKLMNEILNGIKVLKLYAWENSFKGKVLAIRQKELNVLKKAAYLGALSTMAWTSAPFLVALTTFAVYVTVDKNNILDAEKAFVSLSLFNILRFPLNMLPQVISSIVQTSVSLKRIQSFLSHDELDPNSVDRKNTASDFSITVVNGKFTWAKEDPPVLQNINILVPQGSLLAIVGHVGCGKSSLISSLLGEMEKLDGDVSIRGSVAYVPQQAWIQNATLRDNILFGKTYNEQKYRCVLEACALTPDLDVLPGGDMTEIGEKGINLSGGQRQRVSLARALYSDADVYLLDDPLSAVDAHVSKHIFDNLIGPEGALKGKTRLLVTHGISYLPQVDNIVVMVDGKVSEMGSYQELLKQNGAFAEFLRNYALEDIVEEDVATEEIIDDEELFPEDTLSNHIDMVDSEPGINEAKRKFIRQISIISADGETPKSRSLRRHACSQRKHPEPQGKKQLDGIEKLIQAETAETGRVKLKVYLEYAKAVGLLLSVLICILYGCQSAAAIGANIWLSEWTNDALRNQTEDNVNMRVGVYAALGITQGALMLANSLLSQAYSMVWAAKLLHSNMLQGVLRAPQAFFESTPIGRLLNRFSKDVDSIDSQIPHQIDIWMRTF from the exons GTTGCCAATCAAACACTACACTCAGATCAGCCCGACCTCCCACTGTGTTTCCAGCTCACTGTACTGTCATGGCTGCCATGCATCTATCTGTGGGCTGTCTCCCCTATCTACCTTTTTTACCTAAAGAAGAACAACAAAGGCTACATTATGATGTCCATCATGAACCGATTCAAAACG GTATTTGGCTTGCTCTTATGGCTCATTTGTTGGACTGATCTCTTCTACACATTTCATGAAACGCAGCAAGGACTCAGTCAGCCTCCTATTTTCTTTATTACTCCACTCATTGTCGGCATGACTATG CTACTGGCCACATTTTTGATCCAGTTTGAGCGATTACGAGGGGTTCAGTCCTCAGGGGTTCTCTTCATATTCTGGTTCCTGTCTGTGCTGTGCGCCATTGTGCCTTTCCGCTCTAAGATTCTGCTGGCATCCAGCCAG GTTGAAATCACGGACAAGTTGCGATTCACCACATTCTATTTCTACTTTGGTTTAGTGGTCTTGGAGCTGATTCTGTGCTGCTTCAATGAGAAGCCTCCTCTTTTTTCTAATGTTGTCACAGACCCC AATGTCTGCCCAGAATCCATGGCTGGGTTTCTGTCAACCATGACATTTTGGTGGTTCACAAG TATGGCCATTAAAGGATACAAAATGCCCCTTGAAGCCAAAGACCTATGGTCTCTGAATCCACGCGACAGCTCTAAAGCAATGGTGCCGAAACTCCTCAAAGAGTGGGAGAAGGAGCAAGCTAAAGCCAAGAG TAAACAGAATATAGCCAATGAAGTTGCCTATTGCAAGCCTCCTCCATCATCTACCAACCACATGGGAAGCAACAGTGGAACTAGCCCAGAAGAAGTTGAAGTCCTGCTGTCAAGTCAAAAAGTTGTACCGCACCAGCCATCGTTTTTACGTTCACTGATAAAAGCCTTTGGACCCTACTTCCTGATTGGTTCATCTTACAAGCTTCTGCAGGATATCATCACATTTGTTAACCCTCAACTACTCAG AATGTTGATCTCCTTCACAAAGCAAAAAGGTGTTCCTGACTGGTGGGGTTACTCGCTGGCCTTTCTTATGTTCTTTACAGCTTTTTTGCAAACTCTCATCCTGCACCAGCACTTTCAGTATTGCTTTGTTACTGGCATGCATGTACGCACAGCTCTAATCGGCGCTATCTACAGAAag GCGTTGGTAATAACTAATGCTGCCAAACGCTCGTCGACAGTGGGGGAGGTGGTTAACCTAATGTCTGTGGATGCTCAGAGGTTCATGGACCTTACCACCTTCCTCAACATGCTGTGGTCTGCTCCTCTTCAGATTATGCTTGCACTATATTTCCTCTGGCAG AATCTTGGCCCCTCTGTTCTTGCTGGAGTTGCTGTCATGATCCTTCTTATCCCATTTAATGCTGTTATTGCCATGAAAACCCGCGCCTACCAG GTGGAACAGATGCAGCACAAAGACAGTCGTATTAAACTGATGAACGAGATTCTTAATGGCATCAAAGTATTGAAGTTATATGCCTGGGAGAACTCTTTCAAGGGAAAGGTGCTGGCCATCCGGCAGAAGGAACTCAATGTGCTTAAGAAGGCAGCATACTTGGGAGCGTTGTCCACCATGGCTTGGACCAGTGCCCCCTTTTTG GTTGCACTGACAACATTTGCAGTGTATGTGACAGTAGATAAAAACAACATCCTGGATGCAGAGAAGGCTTTTGTGTCACTCTCACTTTTTAACATACTTCGTTTCCCTCTCAACATGCTTCCCCAAGTCATCAGCAGCATTGTACAG ACTAGTGTTTCATTGAAGCGGATCCAAAGTTTCTTGAGTCATGACGAGTTGGATCCAAACTCAGTGGACAGAAAGAACACAGCGTCAG atTTTTCAATCACAGTTGTCAACGGAAAATTCACTTGGGCTAAAGAAGATCCACCCGTTTTGCAGAA CATTAACATATTGGTGCCCCAGGGCTCCCTGTTGGCCATAGTGGGCCACGTTGGATGTGGAAAGTCCTCACTAATTTCCTCCCTCCTGGGTGAAATGGAGAAACTTGATGGAGACGTTTCTATTCGG GGATCAGTGGCCTACGTTCCTCAGCAGGCCTGGATACAGAATGCCACTCTGCGTGATAACATCCTGTTTGGGAAAACATACAATGAACAGAAGTACCGCTGCGTTCTGGAGGCCTGTGCTCTAACACCTGACCTTGATGTTTTGCCAGGAGGAGACATGACTGAAATAGGAGAAAAG GGCATTAACCTCTCTGGAGGCCAGAGACAGAGGGTCAGCCTCGCTCGAGCGCTATACAGTGATGCTGATGTTTACCTATTGGATGACCCACTGTCTGCTGTTGACGCCCATGTGTCCAAACACATATTTGACAATCTCATTGGTCCAGAAGGGGCCTTGAAGGGCAAG ACACGTCTTCTAGTGACACATGGCATCAGTTATCTGCCCCAGGTGGACAATATAGTGGTGATGGTGGATGGAAAGGTGTCAGAGATGGGTTCATATCAGGAGCTACTCAAGCAGAATGGAGCATTTGCTGAATTTCTCAGAAACTATGCACTGGAAGACATTGTAGAAGAGGATGTAGCCACAG AGGAGATAATTGATGACGAGGAATTATTCCCTGAAGATACCCTTAGCAACCATATAGACATGGTTGACAGTGAACCAGGGATCAATGAAGCAAAGAGAAAATTCATAAG GCAAATCAGCATCATTTCAGCAGATGGTGAGACCCCTAAATCTCGATCATTGAGGAGGCATGCTTGCAGTCAGAGAAAACATCCAGAGCCTCAAGGAAAGAAGCAGCTAGATGGGATAGAGAAACTCATCCAGGCAGAGACCGCAGAGACAGGCAGG GTCAAACTAAAGGTGTACCTAGAGTATGCGAAAGCAGTAGGATTGCTGCTTTCTGTGCTGATTTGCATTCTATATGGCTGCCAGAGTGCAGCTGCAATTGGAGCTAACATTTGGCTCAGTGAGTGGACAAATGATGCACTGCGAAATCAAACTGAGGATAATGTTAATATGAGGGTGGGTGTGTATGCAGCACTAGGCATTACTCAAG GTGCACTGATGTTGGCTAACTCTCTGCTGTCCCAAGCGTACAGTATGGTCTGGGCAGCCAAGCTCTTGCATAGCAATATGCTCCAGGGGGTCCTGCGAGCACCACAGGCCTTCTTTGAGAGCACCCCAATTGGGCGGTTACTAAACCGCTTCAGCAAAGACGTGGATTCCATAGACTCCCAGATCCCACATCAAATTGACATATGGATGCGCACTTTCTG A
- the abcc3 gene encoding multidrug resistance-associated protein 1 isoform X6, which translates to MERLCGAELPFWVANQTLHSDQPDLPLCFQLTVLSWLPCIYLWAVSPIYLFYLKKNNKGYIMMSIMNRFKTVFGLLLWLICWTDLFYTFHETQQGLSQPPIFFITPLIVGMTMLLATFLIQFERLRGVQSSGVLFIFWFLSVLCAIVPFRSKILLASSQVEITDKLRFTTFYFYFGLVVLELILCCFNEKPPLFSNVVTDPNVCPESMAGFLSTMTFWWFTSMAIKGYKMPLEAKDLWSLNPRDSSKAMVPKLLKEWEKEQAKAKSKQNIANEVAYCKPPPSSTNHMGSNSGTSPEEVEVLLSSQKVVPHQPSFLRSLIKAFGPYFLIGSSYKLLQDIITFVNPQLLRMLISFTKQKGVPDWWGYSLAFLMFFTAFLQTLILHQHFQYCFVTGMHVRTALIGAIYRKALVITNAAKRSSTVGEVVNLMSVDAQRFMDLTTFLNMLWSAPLQIMLALYFLWQNLGPSVLAGVAVMILLIPFNAVIAMKTRAYQVEQMQHKDSRIKLMNEILNGIKVLKLYAWENSFKGKVLAIRQKELNVLKKAAYLGALSTMAWTSAPFLVMLH; encoded by the exons GTTGCCAATCAAACACTACACTCAGATCAGCCCGACCTCCCACTGTGTTTCCAGCTCACTGTACTGTCATGGCTGCCATGCATCTATCTGTGGGCTGTCTCCCCTATCTACCTTTTTTACCTAAAGAAGAACAACAAAGGCTACATTATGATGTCCATCATGAACCGATTCAAAACG GTATTTGGCTTGCTCTTATGGCTCATTTGTTGGACTGATCTCTTCTACACATTTCATGAAACGCAGCAAGGACTCAGTCAGCCTCCTATTTTCTTTATTACTCCACTCATTGTCGGCATGACTATG CTACTGGCCACATTTTTGATCCAGTTTGAGCGATTACGAGGGGTTCAGTCCTCAGGGGTTCTCTTCATATTCTGGTTCCTGTCTGTGCTGTGCGCCATTGTGCCTTTCCGCTCTAAGATTCTGCTGGCATCCAGCCAG GTTGAAATCACGGACAAGTTGCGATTCACCACATTCTATTTCTACTTTGGTTTAGTGGTCTTGGAGCTGATTCTGTGCTGCTTCAATGAGAAGCCTCCTCTTTTTTCTAATGTTGTCACAGACCCC AATGTCTGCCCAGAATCCATGGCTGGGTTTCTGTCAACCATGACATTTTGGTGGTTCACAAG TATGGCCATTAAAGGATACAAAATGCCCCTTGAAGCCAAAGACCTATGGTCTCTGAATCCACGCGACAGCTCTAAAGCAATGGTGCCGAAACTCCTCAAAGAGTGGGAGAAGGAGCAAGCTAAAGCCAAGAG TAAACAGAATATAGCCAATGAAGTTGCCTATTGCAAGCCTCCTCCATCATCTACCAACCACATGGGAAGCAACAGTGGAACTAGCCCAGAAGAAGTTGAAGTCCTGCTGTCAAGTCAAAAAGTTGTACCGCACCAGCCATCGTTTTTACGTTCACTGATAAAAGCCTTTGGACCCTACTTCCTGATTGGTTCATCTTACAAGCTTCTGCAGGATATCATCACATTTGTTAACCCTCAACTACTCAG AATGTTGATCTCCTTCACAAAGCAAAAAGGTGTTCCTGACTGGTGGGGTTACTCGCTGGCCTTTCTTATGTTCTTTACAGCTTTTTTGCAAACTCTCATCCTGCACCAGCACTTTCAGTATTGCTTTGTTACTGGCATGCATGTACGCACAGCTCTAATCGGCGCTATCTACAGAAag GCGTTGGTAATAACTAATGCTGCCAAACGCTCGTCGACAGTGGGGGAGGTGGTTAACCTAATGTCTGTGGATGCTCAGAGGTTCATGGACCTTACCACCTTCCTCAACATGCTGTGGTCTGCTCCTCTTCAGATTATGCTTGCACTATATTTCCTCTGGCAG AATCTTGGCCCCTCTGTTCTTGCTGGAGTTGCTGTCATGATCCTTCTTATCCCATTTAATGCTGTTATTGCCATGAAAACCCGCGCCTACCAG GTGGAACAGATGCAGCACAAAGACAGTCGTATTAAACTGATGAACGAGATTCTTAATGGCATCAAAGTATTGAAGTTATATGCCTGGGAGAACTCTTTCAAGGGAAAGGTGCTGGCCATCCGGCAGAAGGAACTCAATGTGCTTAAGAAGGCAGCATACTTGGGAGCGTTGTCCACCATGGCTTGGACCAGTGCCCCCTTTTTGGTAAT GTTGCACTGA